A genomic region of Manihot esculenta cultivar AM560-2 chromosome 15, M.esculenta_v8, whole genome shotgun sequence contains the following coding sequences:
- the LOC110602551 gene encoding uncharacterized protein LOC110602551 → MNLSTNSLIKISPFFIKTTYLSPISKRASGDRPSGVRFPLTITKCSRVDVPLAPRSTQDSSSSSSSSSSPPLITSQIRSLLAMEEDIEKVIYRCRFLAILGVFGSLIGSFLCFVKGCSHVVSSFMEYFVNHGKVILSLVEAVDFYLLGTVMMVFGMGLYELFISNLDTAKLVAGERVSYRSNLFGLFTLKERPRWLEIKTVNELKTKLGHVIVMLLLIGFFEKSKTAVIQSPMDLLCFSASVLLCSGCLYLLSKLSESK, encoded by the exons ATGAATCTTTCCACAAATTCTCTCATCAAAATCTCTCCTTTCTTTATCAAAACTACCTATCTCTCTCCAATTTCCAAAAGGGCTTCTGGAGACCGTCCTTCTGGCGTTAGATTTCCACTGACCATCACCAAATGTTCTAGAGTTGATGTTCCTTTAGCACCACGATCTACACAGGATTCTTCATcatcgtcttcttcttcttcttctcctcctctaaTTACTTCACAAATACGGAGTTTGCTGGCTATGGAGGAGGACATAGAAAAG GTTATATATAGATGCCGGTTCTTGGCGATTCTTGGGGTTTTTGGTTCCTTGATTGGATCATTTCTGTGCTTTGTGAAG GGGTGCTCTCATGTTGTGTCATCTTTCATGGAATACTTTGTGAATCATGGTAAAGTGATTCTATCGCTAGTTGAGGCCGTTG ATTTCTATCTTTTAGGAACAGTGATGATGGTCTTTGGAATGGGTCTCTATGAGCTTTTCATTAGCAATCTTGACACTGCAAAGCTGGTAGCAGGGGAAAGAGTATCTTATAGGTCAAATTTATTTGGATTATTCACCTTAAAG GAACGACCAAGATGGTTAGAAATAAAAACTGTGAATGAGCTGAAAACTAAGCTAGGCCATGTCATTGTGATGCTCCTTTTAATTGGTTTCTTTGAGAAAAGCAAGACAGCAGTTATACAATCTCCCATGGATTTACTTTGCTTCTCAGCTTCTGTTCTGCTTTGCTCTGGCTGCCTCTACTTATTATCTAAGCTTAGTGAATCGAAATGA